The Pirellulales bacterium genomic sequence GCTCGCCCTCGGGTAGGTTCGCAATTGCGACCCGTGCGCGCTGCTGGATCGGGATATGGTTTCGCCAGTCGGACGGCAGATCGGCTAGTTTGAGCGTCCGTGCAGACGGCTTGATTAGCTCTAGTCCGTTGGTGCCGGTTTGCTTCTCGTGCCATATCCACATATTGCCGCCACAGACGTCGACACGTGCAGTGAAGTCAAAACCGCAGTCGCTGCCCATCATGCTGAGGATGGCGCGGCCAAGCGCGGCATGCTCGCTATGATTGGCGGTCGGGATGTCGTCGAGCAGAACGTAGAGATGCAAACCCTTTCCACTTGTGCTGCGGCGGACTTCCACGTAGTCAAGGTCGCGTGCTTTGGCCGTCACTTCCGCTAAGCTTTCCGGAGAAAGGCCGGCCGCGTGGCCTGCCACAGCGTCGAAGTCAAAACCGACGAATTTGCTCACGCGGTCGACGTACTGCCAGCCGGTCATGCCGATGGCCTGGCAGTGCTGTGCTAAATTGAACCGCAGATCGTAATCGGTCCAGCTCGGCTCGGTGGCAGCGTTCTTTGGTATCCGCAGGTGGTGCCATGTCTCGACGCCATCGGTATAGGTGTTTCGACGCCCCTCGACGGCTGTGCCGGGCTGGACGTTAACCTGCGTTTCCATCTGCGGCGTCCAGCGCTCCCGTAGGTCCTGCCCGGGAAATTCGCATTGCGTTAGGTGAGTGCCAATTGCCTCTGAGACCTTCATGTTGTGCTCCGACGACTAACTGGTAGATGTGAACGAAACGCGTTGCCCCTTCGAGACGATCGTTGCCCCGCGCAGAATTGCCCTTCCGATGCGGGCAGAGAGCCCGTCGTCCCTTCGTCACGCCGCCGTCATGCCAATGGTCACGCAAGGGTGACGAAAGGAAGTAACGGCGGTGCAATGACTTAGAGGGGGAAGAAAATGCCGCCGTCAACCCTGGCAAGGGTAAAACGACAACAGACAACGACATACATACCGGCCTGTTAGCAACTGGCAGTTATATGTGTTGGTTAGAAACTAAGTCTGTTAAAGGGTTGACACCCTTGACATGAAGTTAAAAGGCTCTGTAAATGCCCTTAAAATAAGCATTTACGACGTCAACCCACGGGCCCCGTATTGTTGGCGAAAGTTCGACGGACCATGACGTCAGATTGCGTCACTAGGCACGACGGCTGACGGCAACGGTACGCCCCGGAACTTTGGCTTGGGGATGCCACTCGCGCCGTCTTGTCGACTTCCCGCCGGCAATTTGGTGGGTTGTTGATTCTTACTAGCCGTTGCCTTTGAACCAGTATTGCCGGCTCTGGCCATTTTGCCTGTCCGAGAGGTATTACCGCTGCCCGCCATATAAGATATGCGCCCTTTTCCGATTTTCACGGACGTCAAAGCGGATTTTTCTAAAGATGTTTGCGATCTGCCATTGACTGACCGTTTGCTTGATTTCGGCGTTTGCTTGGCTGCCGGCCTTTTTTGGGACGCAGTCGTCATTTGGCAGTAGTTTCTAAGTCGCGCGACGGCATAACTGTCGTTTTCTGCTAAATAGCGTTCAATATCGGGTGCGAGCTTCTTAATGTGATCTCGAAGGGTGCTTTCTGGCATGTTCAGATGCGCAGCGGTCTCCGTCCAACAACCTTTTTTCAAGAAATGGTCGATGGCCACGGCGACGTTGTCACGAGCAAGAAGCTGAGCCGCCTCAGTGACTTTTTGCGAAAGCCACCAACGTTTCTCGCGATAATCTGTGCTGGTGTCGACAAACAGATCGGCATTTTTTTCGGAACAATAGTCAATTCTCGAACCCTGTTCCCAGGGCTTGCAACCGTTGTAATCGTCCTTGACGGTCGGAGACATGTCATCGGGACGTATGTCCGATGCTGGTCTGGGTTCGTTCCCGTCTTTCAGAGCCTCTATACGCTTCTGGCACGTACGTACGTCCGGCCTGTTTGGAGGTCGCAAAAAGTTAAAGAAGTCATACACAGAACGTTCAACGGCACGGCGTAGATAACGCCAAACGTGCGCGCCATCATTCATCGTCTCTGCGATTACGGTGCCAGCGGCTACGGTAAGCGGTAATAATGAATGGGACACCAGAGCGCCGAATAGCTCAGGCTTTTTTTTTAGCGGGATTTTGGCTGCTTCTTTGACCCACCCCTTTAGGCGCGGCATTACAGCCAGGATCAAACCGTTCCGGTCACCAGCGGCGTGCAGCGCAGCAAAACGTTCCTCCGACGTGTCGACGTTTGCGCAATGTTTCAGGATGTCAAATTCGACGAGCAAATCACCGACCGTCCTCGACGGAATAACATCGGTTCCGCTACCGGACAGGTTAGAGAAGAAGCGCCAAAGCGGTTCAAGCCAGTCGCCTTCAACACGCTTGACCGTCAAACACGCCGATGGAATCTCCCGCAATGCCACACGAATCAATGCGGCTTCGGACGGGGAGAGCTGTGCGCATTCATCCTGGATCGCTTTAAGGTGCAGCTGCGTAAGACTTCCGCGCCACCACGGGTTTGTACGCGCTAAAGCTTCGTGAATTGCTTCGATTTCAAGCGCGGTGAGGCCGTGCGAACCTTTCTGCACATTCGCGGTATGGTCCTGCAGATGGGGCGTCGGCCCTCCCTCAAGTTGTGTCACGCGACTGCGAATAAACCGTCGTTTTTTTCGTTGAGCAAGTGATGGCATTTTGCGCAATTATCGGGTTCTTGCCATGTCTCCCCTGCGCAAATATCGACCCCGCCCTTCATCTCCTTCAAAAAAGCGCAGAGCGGCCAATCCTTTTGCCCAACACGGGCGAGAATCATGGCAATCCGATCCGGCAGCCGCGATTCAAGCGGTTCTGCCAAAAAACTCGCCGTAGTCGGGGATGTCTTTCCCCATTATCAAAACGTGCGCACCCTGCCGGATCGGCGTGCCCCTAGCTGCGAACGCATGCATCGGGGGGTAGGCGGGGTGAACTCTCTACACCACGACACCCGGGACCGTTTGGCCCCAAATGCGAATTTATTCGCAGGTTTTCACATAGGGGGCATGCCGACCAGGACCCGGCGTGCTCGCTGCCGATGGCCAGCGCATTCAATCGACCACTGGGTACAAAATATACCTGCCGGTTCGTGGTCGCCCGTGAAGCGATCTATCGGTCACGGCCTGACCAGCGTTCTGCTACTGAAGGTACAGGAGAGCTTTCGTGTGGGATTCGCGCAGCCATTTTCAATGAACAGCCTAGCGATTGCCGCGCGCGACCCGTCTAAGGCCAACACGTGCGTTCGATCAGGTAATCTGCACAAGTTATTCCTTGCCTTCAGACCGTCGACTCGCTATAACCTTGCAGATACGTAAGCGGGCCTCATGCGGCGAGCGGGCGGTTCTCTATTCGCCGTTCGGGCAGGATTCACAAATGCGACATTCGCAGTCTGTGGCGATGCGCGCATTCCTGCATTGGGTGCCCGATTGGGCCCTCTTTGCAGGAGAGATTCGTGCTCATCAGACCAACGAGTTGGTTCCGCTCCCTGGAAACGGCCGGCTATCGGCGCAAGGGGCGTCGGCCGATCGGTACGAAGCGGCTGCGGCTTGAAGAGCTAGAGTCGCGACTGCTGATGACGGTCGACACGTCTCTGGGCGCCATCCCGGCTCCCACACAAGTCACGCTCGATTCGTCTGCGCGTTTCCGGATCACCGATAGCGTGGCCCAGCAGGTTTTCACTGTGCAGACAGTGAACGATCCACAGAACGGCCTGGAAGCCGTGCTGCAGATGTCGCCAACCGCCCCGACCACTTTGCAGACGCTCTACGAATTCGATGTCGTTCTGAATGTCGACGGTCAGGACACGGCCACCTACGACGTCCAGGTCGTGCTGCCCGGCGCGCAGATGGTCTCGGATTTGGCAACCGAACATACGCAGGAAGCGCAGTCGGTCATCGCTGACGTGGATGCCCCAGTCGGCGCAACCGTGGACTCGCAAGGTGACGTCACCGAACACCCGATGATGGTCGCGACCGTGCTCCATTTCGGCCAGAGCTTAAGCGATATTCCCAGTCCACTGGCGATGCCGCCCGTCGCCGTGACCGACGTCGGCACAAAGCTCGACGTGCTGTCGAGCATGGCCACACAAACCGACGCTGACGTCCAGGACCGTCTGAACGTCTATGCCGGCATAGACCAGGTTGCCAGCGACCTGGCTGCAGATCCATCACAGGACGAAGCACATCAACTGGGAGCGACGCTGTATACGCTGGCCGATCAAATCCAGGCAGACATGGCCAGCTCCGACACCACGCTCGCCGCCGCAGCCAAGCAGGCGTACGACGCGGCCGTCTCGCAAAGCGATTCGTATTTTAGCGTGTGGTCGGGCAAGGACATCAACTCAGACGTCTTTCAGCAAACGGTCGATCAGCAAGACCAGTATTCGGCGTTCTATGAATCGGGACAGGTGCAGCTCATCAATCAGTTTGCCGTCAATCTAGGCAGGCCAGCGCTCGTCACTGTCTCGGTGCCGCAAGATTATCTCGGCATGATGGCGACCAGCAACACCGCCTCGGCGTTGATCACCACCAGTGGGCCAGCCGCTGACACGTACGTTGATTTGCCATCGGGTACGATGGCTCACAACAGTGACACGACTCTGGACGTCTCCAAAGCCACTGGACTCCAGCAGGACTCATTGATTCGCTTTAATCTCGCTTCGATGGGTATTACATCGCAGCAAGTCGACAGCGCGACCCTAACTCTCAACGGAACGTCCGTCAGTTCGGTCGCGCCGTGGCTGGACGCGCGGGCCGTTCCAAATACCAGTTGGGTGTCGACTGTCACCGGTACTACGGTCAACGGCGACAATTCATTCGTCGCATCGGGAAATTCCGTGTCGACGTTCCAGGCTCAAACAGGAACCAACACGGTTGACGTGACCGAGGCAGTTCGTGAGGCAGTGCGCGTGGGAGACGCTGATTTCAGTGGGGACGTGGATAATGCGAAGACGGAATTCGACGCTTTTCAAGAATTGCTCCAGAACCCGTCGGCCTACAACGCCCAGTATGGGTCGCTGACCACGATCACTAATGATATCCTCTATCGCAACGACGCCAATTTTGATGGCGCGGTCACTTCGGCAGACGTCGGGCCGTTTCTCGCGCTGCATGGCGAACTACAGGGCGACCTGAATTTCGATCATGTTGTCAATGGTCTCGAAATCAATACGATTGCCGGAAACTGGTTGGCCACAGGACGGACCTACGAAAATGGTGACGCCAACCTGGACGGCGTCGTCAACGGGGTGGATTTGAATATGGTTGCCGGAAAATATATGGCCACCTGCACTGGCAATGCCGTTGCTCCGCAGCTCACGTTACGAATATCCGCCGAAAGCGGCTCGACAGGCACCGCAACGTTCTCCTCGACTAACGATGCAACATCCGCCAACTGGCCCAGTCTATCCGTAACGCAGCTCGCCGACCTAGCAATCACAGGTTTCACAACCGACGCCAACAACAATTTCAATGTCAGCTATGTCGTAAAGCCAAGTCCGACGGGAGATTCGGTCGACCCGTTCTCAATCGCTGTCTACCGGTCAACAGATGGTACAGCTGATGACCAAGTGATGACCAGCTTTTCGGTGAGCGACCCGAGTCTCTTGACGCCTGGGCCCCACACGGCAAAGTTCGCACCCGATTCGTCATACGACGCGAATGACACCACTGACGACTATTATCTACGAGCCGTGCTCGACGATGGCCATCAAATAGCAGAGTCAAACGAGTCAAACAACGAGATGCTATTCCAAGGCGGCGCTTTCATCACGCCCGCCGGCACGATTCACGTGCAAGGAACCGATGCCGTCAATAATATCACCGTGCGCTGGGCAGGAGATGCGAACTTCGACGGGATAGTGAACGGACTTGATTTCAGCACTTGGGCGACGCATACCGGGCCGTGGGGGGGTGATCTAAACAATGACGGTATAGCCAACGGACTCGACGACAATCTGATTGCGGAAAATGACCCGACGCCTCATACAATTCAGATTCTCGACGACGGGGTTCTTTACTCCTTCGCCCTGAGCAGCACGACCGGCATCGCCGCACGCTTGCATGGAGGCAACGACAACCTCACGACGACCCAGACACTTTCCGTACCGGTCCTCGCCCTCGGCGGGACCGGGAATGATGTGCTTCAAGGTGGAGCGGCCGATGATGCACTGTACGGCGGCGACGGCAACGACACGCTTCAAGGCGGGGATGGTGACGATGTTCTCGAAGGGGATGCAGGTACTGATTCCCTTCAGGGCGCGGTCGGCAATGACACGTATACATACGCTGGGACAAGTGACCAAGGGGTCGAAACCATCTCTGATCCGTCCGGCTCAAATACGCTCGACTTCTCGAAGCTGGATTTAGGGCTCGGCGTGGTTGTCGACCTCAGTACGAATAATGCACAGCAGGTTATTCTCGCAAGCGACGGACGCCAGTTGACTCTCAGCAATCTTGAATCATCGATCCAGAATGTTGTCGGCACGCAATACGACGATACATTGACCGCCAATCCGTCAGGTAGTCAGCTTGATGGCCAGGACGGTAACGACACCCTTAACGGCGGTTCCGGCAATGACAGTCTGATGGGTGGGCCTGGAGACGATCGCTTGAATGGCGGTAATGGCGATGACACTTTGATTGGCGGCGGCGGCGCTGACATACTTGAGGGCGGCAATGGCAATGATACGTATCCGGCTTCGTCAGAAGACTACAATCAGCCCGACGAAATTTACGATCCCGGCCAGGACGCTGGTTTCACTGGGCCTGATGGTCAAATAAACCACGCGCCGCAAATCAACTACGTAAGCCCGCAATTTGGCTCGGTCGGGACGACACTGACGTTCCAGGTGTCTGCATCCGACCCGGACGCCGGCCAGCAATTGACTTACTTTCTCGACGGCGACGTGCCAGATGGAGCAACCATCGATCCGACGACCGGAGTCTTTTCGTGGACTCCGACGATGCAGGAGACGCACGCGTACAATATGACGATTGGGGTCGCCGACGATGGCTCCGCACCGCTCGATTCGACCGAGCAAGTCTCTGTGACGGCCTTCAATGGGGTCGAGGTTCCGCATGACCTAATCTATCAGCCCGCCATTTATCAGCTCACTTGGGAGGAGGCTTCGCCAGTCGCTAGTTACATTCTTCAAGAACGTACTCTCCCTGGAGATTGGCATACCGTCGAGACGTCACCCTCAACCCTTAGCAATCTAGATCTTTCACCGGTCGGTCCGGTTGTTGAGGAATTACGCGTCGCAGCCGTATCGTTGTCCGGACAGCCTTCGGCATTTTCAGACCCAATTACAGTGACAGTTGGTGGCGGCCTGGCGGGAACGCCGTACCTGACGTTAACGCAGAGCAATGCCGTACATATCACTGGGAATGCTGGCAATGGCAACTACTATCAAGAGCGTGGATGGAATCAATGGTACATAGAGCGCCGTGACAGTCCTTCCTCACCATGGCATGTGATTGCGCAGTTGCCTGTCACGACATCCTCTTACACTGACACCAACGTAAATAGCGGAACTTTGTACGAGTATCGGCTCGGCGTTCAACTCGACCCAACAGGCGCTCCGTATTACGGTCTACCTGCTCCCATCCTTACACCTCTTTATAACAATATTGGCTACACCTACTCCCTCGAGATGGAAGCTGGCGCACATAACGAGTATGACGGCCCGGCGGGCTTGGTCATTCCTCTGGACACTGGATATGAGGAGGGCAACCGTAACGCGTTGGGAGACCCTGTGCCGAACCTGAGTCCAAACGCTGGTGGCAACTACGATCTTAATCTAAGCGCTGGTCCTGCAACCAGCAGTGCGACACTTTATGTCGTCGGCATACCATCATTATCTGGCAATCAGACATCAGGCCGCATCACGTTCACATTTAGCGACAACATACGGCTATTTAATACCTCGGCCCAGTACGCGTTAGCCACGTATCCTGGATTTCAGGCTCTTGCTAGCGGTCAACAAATATTTAGCGGTACGACCTACTGGTTTAACTTCTTTTCCGGCCTTACCATCTCAATTGAAGGAGTGTCCGCGAGCGTAAGCCCCGGCGATACGTCATTATCCGCTACATTTGTACAGGATATTTCGTCCTATACAGCAACTACTGACACGTTGCACCTAACGGTCGCAAGCGCTGCCCTGAACGTGGTTCGTCCTGACGGCACGCAAATGCCGGATTCTGATGCGAAGATCAATGCGATCGGCGTGCCGCTCAACAATGATGACGACAATCAAGACGGAATTCCGGATTTAGACGAGACTAATATCTCCGGCGGTGATCCGGACCTTGTTCAGTTGAACATTGGCTCCA encodes the following:
- a CDS encoding putative Ig domain-containing protein, with protein sequence MLIRPTSWFRSLETAGYRRKGRRPIGTKRLRLEELESRLLMTVDTSLGAIPAPTQVTLDSSARFRITDSVAQQVFTVQTVNDPQNGLEAVLQMSPTAPTTLQTLYEFDVVLNVDGQDTATYDVQVVLPGAQMVSDLATEHTQEAQSVIADVDAPVGATVDSQGDVTEHPMMVATVLHFGQSLSDIPSPLAMPPVAVTDVGTKLDVLSSMATQTDADVQDRLNVYAGIDQVASDLAADPSQDEAHQLGATLYTLADQIQADMASSDTTLAAAAKQAYDAAVSQSDSYFSVWSGKDINSDVFQQTVDQQDQYSAFYESGQVQLINQFAVNLGRPALVTVSVPQDYLGMMATSNTASALITTSGPAADTYVDLPSGTMAHNSDTTLDVSKATGLQQDSLIRFNLASMGITSQQVDSATLTLNGTSVSSVAPWLDARAVPNTSWVSTVTGTTVNGDNSFVASGNSVSTFQAQTGTNTVDVTEAVREAVRVGDADFSGDVDNAKTEFDAFQELLQNPSAYNAQYGSLTTITNDILYRNDANFDGAVTSADVGPFLALHGELQGDLNFDHVVNGLEINTIAGNWLATGRTYENGDANLDGVVNGVDLNMVAGKYMATCTGNAVAPQLTLRISAESGSTGTATFSSTNDATSANWPSLSVTQLADLAITGFTTDANNNFNVSYVVKPSPTGDSVDPFSIAVYRSTDGTADDQVMTSFSVSDPSLLTPGPHTAKFAPDSSYDANDTTDDYYLRAVLDDGHQIAESNESNNEMLFQGGAFITPAGTIHVQGTDAVNNITVRWAGDANFDGIVNGLDFSTWATHTGPWGGDLNNDGIANGLDDNLIAENDPTPHTIQILDDGVLYSFALSSTTGIAARLHGGNDNLTTTQTLSVPVLALGGTGNDVLQGGAADDALYGGDGNDTLQGGDGDDVLEGDAGTDSLQGAVGNDTYTYAGTSDQGVETISDPSGSNTLDFSKLDLGLGVVVDLSTNNAQQVILASDGRQLTLSNLESSIQNVVGTQYDDTLTANPSGSQLDGQDGNDTLNGGSGNDSLMGGPGDDRLNGGNGDDTLIGGGGADILEGGNGNDTYPASSEDYNQPDEIYDPGQDAGFTGPDGQINHAPQINYVSPQFGSVGTTLTFQVSASDPDAGQQLTYFLDGDVPDGATIDPTTGVFSWTPTMQETHAYNMTIGVADDGSAPLDSTEQVSVTAFNGVEVPHDLIYQPAIYQLTWEEASPVASYILQERTLPGDWHTVETSPSTLSNLDLSPVGPVVEELRVAAVSLSGQPSAFSDPITVTVGGGLAGTPYLTLTQSNAVHITGNAGNGNYYQERGWNQWYIERRDSPSSPWHVIAQLPVTTSSYTDTNVNSGTLYEYRLGVQLDPTGAPYYGLPAPILTPLYNNIGYTYSLEMEAGAHNEYDGPAGLVIPLDTGYEEGNRNALGDPVPNLSPNAGGNYDLNLSAGPATSSATLYVVGIPSLSGNQTSGRITFTFSDNIRLFNTSAQYALATYPGFQALASGQQIFSGTTYWFNFFSGLTISIEGVSASVSPGDTSLSATFVQDISSYTATTDTLHLTVASAALNVVRPDGTQMPDSDAKINAIGVPLNNDDDNQDGIPDLDETNISGGDPDLVQLNIGSILPVPSGSWPPGFVLEFPEDKIHVWKDRAKTTPIESDVTLLDGSAAQTVYVEGVETSDPLLYAFSQDDPGVQIKLVALSTDDDRPDSRVVLDKINVIVMSVDLNIDSDNNDSFGPPDNSNWENTLENNPYGLGKMIMVDSSTTPVTPVVLTLPAGLDPNDATTDVEFDWTPGNNPAGSISLWDTNASDASRNAAAVDQPGGNRIYPNTQYSLKDLNYNAQTGQILVYADGDVKSTIVDTLAGIVQSGRPTASLTAKVIVNGNEVGSDSVQYIVTDRNSFLYQLATQQAVRDAMASQGVYTNTTDLKDYGLKLLSVEDLEDLDVPAAIATLLGPSADNGVDGFTAAIYRDYTAGENRYILAFAGTDDDIWRNEWNDWTTNVLQPFGFAGPEYKAAMQIGDALGRVPAFQGQSLIVTGHSLGGGLASAAAVVGGFRADTFNAAGLAISTLYQFDVNKDPITNNLTGAILELYPGSIARYNNAASTINAYYVDWDLLSDIQDGTSLPDAIGTRIKRDGAFDEGIAVTAAGAIIIGQPWAIPAGFAVKAVIEAKAHSMTSVLYGLLVRENGFGGFIVDALGYSYFSSDLNP